In Oryza sativa Japonica Group chromosome 3, ASM3414082v1, one DNA window encodes the following:
- the LOC9268250 gene encoding uncharacterized protein has protein sequence MQAVRTLVLRHLRLACRRAPPSAAACGGARPAVYRVVGVAPGHRGMAASAGQEGGPPRDFSEGAVRARVVELVKKFDRIDADKCVLIDLKWCKMKWEEEGRGVHPDEGN, from the exons ATGCAGGCGGTGAGAACCCTGGTGCTGCGGCACCTGCGTCttgcctgccgccgcgcgccgccctcgGCTGCTGCCTGTGGTGGCGCGAGGCCGGCGGTGTaccgcgtcgtcggcgtcgccccCGGCCACCGGGGGATGGCCGCGTCGGCGGGCCAGGAGGGTGGGCCGCCGCGGGATTTCTCCGAGGGCGCTGTCAGGGCGCGCGTCGTCGAGCTCGTCAAGAAGTTCGACAGGATCGACGCCGACAAG TGTGTTCTCATTGATCTAAAATGGTGTAAAATGAAATGGGAAGAGGAAGGCAGAGGAGTTCATCCAGATGAAGGCAATTAG
- the LOC9270791 gene encoding uncharacterized protein, producing the protein MADGNKGSLLAGFATFLQRIRGGGGGEDYQLPINHKHPDHKADILMYGDMVEAAYNYKAFAADEKEVYYGGGGGGYLYLATTNLYATIDAVPAPYRSRRLWPTSPSAP; encoded by the coding sequence ATGGCCGACGGCAACAAGGgtagcctcctcgccggcttcgCCACCTTCCTCCAGCGCatccgtggtggcggcggcggtgaggactATCAACTGCCGATCAATCACAAACATCCAGACCACAAAGCCGACATCCTCATGTACGGGGACATGGTGGAGGCCGCCTACAACTACAaggccttcgccgccgacgagaaGGAGGTttactacggcggcggcggcggcggctacttgTACTTGGCCACTACCAACCTCTACGCCACCATCGACGCCGTCCCGGCACCGTACCGCTCGAGGCGGCTCTGGCCGACGTCCCCGTCCGCGCCGTGA